In Felis catus isolate Fca126 chromosome C2, F.catus_Fca126_mat1.0, whole genome shotgun sequence, a single window of DNA contains:
- the LOC101084567 gene encoding protein transport protein Sec61 subunit gamma-like, producing MDQVMQFIEPSRQFVKDSIRLVKRCTKPDRKEFQKIAMATAIGFAIMGFIGFFVKLIHIPIDNIIAGG from the coding sequence ATGGATCAGGTAATGCAGTTCATTGAGCCGAGTCGGCAGTTTGTGAAGGACTCAATTCGGCTGGTCAAAAGGTGCACTAAACCTGATAGGAAAGAATTCCAGAAGATTGCCATGGCAACAGCAATAGGATTTGCTATAATGGGATTCATTGGCTTTTTTGTGAAATTGATCCATATCCCTATTGATAACATCATTGCTGGTGGCTGA